The DNA window GGAATGAGCCCGTCGTCGATGAAGCTCTTGAGGCACTCCAGCAACGCCGCGCGCAACAGGATGCCGTTCACCTCGCACTTGTTCACAGTGCCGAGGATGGCGGTGCGAATCTGCTCTTGCAGCATGTCCGTGTCCTTGCCCGCCTGGAACGTGAGGTGCAGTTGCACGTCCACGAGCTGCGTCATGCTCAGCACCGTGATGACCTGGATGCCCGCCGCGCGATACTCGTTAAGGTCAATCACGAGCCCAGCACCCGAACTGCCGTCCTCGTCTGCAACGTAGAGCTGAACTACGCGCGCGGGCTGTACGCTCGCGGTCAGCTCCTCCACGGCGCTCGCGCTTGCCACGCCCGCGGTGTCAATGGCTCCTTGCTCAATGGCTTTGAGCGTGCCCCGGCGAGCAGTCGTCCAGAAGTTCTTGGCGCGCGCCCGAAACGCCTCGTCCGTTTCCCGGTCGGCGGCGTACGCGGTCGCCTCCGGGTTCGTCACCATCAGCGTCTTGTCCCACAGCGGCCCGGGATCGGGGATGCTGACGATGGTGTCGGCTGCGGACTGGTTCAGCTTGCCCGCCTGCACGCTGCGCACGTTCGCGGTGGCCGACAAGCTCGTGGCAGCGAACGTCGCGAGCGTGGTCGTGACGAACTCGACGCCCGTGTCGTTCTGGAGCCGCGTCCCTACCGCAACCGCGCCCGCGCCTGCCGTCGTGGTGTAGCGGCTGAACTCGACCACGCCCAACGCGGGAGACGCGCCCTTGCGGATCATCTGGTAGCGGTCCCACACGAGCCGGTCCAGGTCTTCGCCGTCCGCGCCGTCGATGAGCAGCTTCGCGACGGCGGCGGTGAGCTGGTAGACAAGCTCGGCAGCGACCACCATGTTGGAGCCGACGAACAGGTTGATGTCCGAGCCGATGACATCGATCTGGTTCGGGTCGATCTTCGCTGCGCGCGTTCGGATGTACGTGCGCGCGACGGCAAGGAGATCAATTCTTGTAGGCAGGTCCATGGTGTCTCTCTACCCCAAGTTGAACGGCAACGTCACCGCCATGCTGCGCCCGTCTCGCATCTTGGCTTTGATGTAGTAGCCGACGACCGCTGGAGCGTTGTCGTAGGTCATCACCGTCACCGAGCACTCGGCGGTCTCGGGCTCCTGCAACCACTGCTCCTCGATGTCGGCGCGGATCGCCTCGCGCCGTTCTGCGTTGTTCGTCCGCTTCAGCTCGTCCATCACTCCGACGCCCCACTCGGGCGGGAGGAAAACGAACTTGCGCTTGCGGCAATAGGTGCGCCGCAATCCGCGCTTGCGGTAGCTGGTCACGCCTTCATCGAACGCATAGTCCCCGGTCGCGTCCACGTTGTAGCTGCCGAGCACCGCGCCGAGCGGGTTGGGTAGCGGGTCCATCGTAGCGGCGGGCGTCTGTGGTGATGCCATGTCGCGGTTCTTGAGCGCAAGGTCACGCGATTGGCTTTCCACCGTGCGCAGCAGCCCGGAGAACACCGCCGACGTGTAGCCAACGGTCAGGGGCAACCCGCTGACTGCACCGCGCAGCCCCACACACGCAGCGCGGTACTGGCACGGGTACGGACTGAAGGGCCGGTCCACCACAACGTCGAGGGACAACGCGTCCCCAGCAACGAGCCGCGCCTCGATCACCAGCACGGCGCGCACCGCGTTGCCGTCGAGCCCCGTGCCGCCCGCGACCAACGTCACGGTGTGGCGGGTGTCGTCGAGCGCGTCGTACAGCCCGCCTACCCCGTCCGAGTACGGGGCTTCGTTGAACGTGAGGCGCACGATGTTCTCAGCCACGGGCTGCGCCGACAGCAGGCGGAAATCCGCAAGCGGGCCACCACCCCACGGGGTGATTCCAATCGGTCCTATGCCCCAGCCAACTGTCGTCATGGGGGCATCATAGCACCGCGCATTATGGAACCATGAGCAAGCACAACGACATCCCCAAGTCCGCCGTGTATCTGTTCGTCCAGCAATTGTACCGAAACGAGGGTACAGCGTTTCCGCATTCGTGGCGAACGCTCAACCCGGCATTGCGTGCAACGCTATCACTGGCGATCACAACTGGGTTCCGATTCGCCCCAAACGACTTTGCAACTATCTACAACGATTTCGACGGCGATTACTGGTTCGGAGAGTTAAGGGAAAACCTTTACGCCGAAGCCTGCACGTCTGGCAACTTGTCCGCGTGCAAGTCGTTTGAGAACTGGATCAATCGGCGTCCCTACATGTGGAAAGGGAAACGCTTGTTCGTAGGAGCACTATTGGACTTCGGAAGTGTTCGGGGGGCAACTGTCACTTCGTTTTCCAGTGACGACAAAACCATCACCGCGTGCACACACAAGCCGTACGAATCAGGCAAGCCTTCGCGCATCGACAAGCGCGTTACCATCACCCGGGAAGAACTGAAGACCGGAGAGCTTTCCAACAAGGAAGTACGCAAAGCGCTCCAAGCAGTGCGTAGCCTCACCAAAGCCCTGCGTATAGCAGGGGTATACGGTATCACCACACAAGATGTTGAAAGCTGGAACCCGGGGCAGAAGTTGTTCGCTCGTAGGTGGGTAGAGAAGCACGAGAAAAATTACAACGAACCTCATCTGTCGTTTTTTCCCAAATCCTACTACTAGCCCACGCGTTAACCCGGGTTAACGCGCGCTAGACCTGGAGATAGCGAATCTCGACTTCCCACCCGGTGACCATCGGCGGTGTCGTCCCCGCCAATACGAGCGTCACACGCCCGTGCCCCGCGACGGTCGTCACGTTGTACTCGTCCTTGGGGATCTCCAAACCGTTGACGAAGAAGTGCGCGCACGTCTTGCCGATGTGCGTCACGTCGTGCACCGTGTCGAATACCGTCTGCCCATCTACGATTACCAACTGCTGCTCGCAGATCCAGGTGCCGATCGCCTTGATCGTCACCATGTCGGTGTACAGCCCAATGATCACGTCGAACCAGCGGTCCAGCTCCTCCGCCCACCCGCGCCAGTTGATGACGCCGCCGAGCCCCGCCGCCTGCGGCACGTTGTGCTCCAGCTTCTCACCGAACGCGGGCTTGCGCCGGGGTAGCTGGTACGACAGCGCCGCGAGCGCTGCCCCCGCGTAGAACGTGATCTCTGCCACGTCGTCGGCGGTAGCCCCGAGTCCACTGCCGCTGTCCACGCTCAGCCGCAGCTTGTACGTCCCGGTCAAGTCGATGGGAAGGATGTTGGTGGCAGCGCCGCCCGGGGCAGACAGGCCAGCGATGCTGTGCGAGACCGCCACGTAGTCGGTCGGCACGTCAAGCAGTTCCCACTGGTACGCGGTGTACGCTCCGCCGCTCGACGTGGCTACGACAGCGAAGCCGGTCGCGAAATCCTCGCGCGCCTGCCCCGGAACGCCCGCGGGAGCGCCTGCTTGGTTGAGCGTGATTTGAACAGCCATCGTGGTCTCCTGTCAGTCCGTGTCGCAGTCGTCGAACGCGCCCGCCGCGTAGTTGGGCATTCTACCACCGCTGAGCCCCGCGCTCAGCGGGTTAGTGAAGTCGCAGCTAAGCACGATGAACGGCCACGGGATGGTTGGAGGGAACGCGGGTATCGCAGGCAACGCGAAGCCGAACTTGAAGTTGAACTTCGGCGGGATGGCGAACCCGCAAATGGTCGCGCTGTTCAACGTGCCGCCAGAGAACCCAATACTCGCGCTCGCGCCTACGCACCCCATGTCAACCTCCCAGCAACCCGGCGCATCCAACACCAGGGAAGTTCTGCCCGGTCACAAGTGCGGGCGGTTTTGGGGTTTGCATCGCTGTCATGATCGCGGCGTTGATCGCTGGCGTGATCGGCAACGGCGGCGCAAGCGTCAACATCTGAGTCATTCCCGCGATGGCGGCAATACGGTTCGCGAAACCTACCGGGTTGAACGTTCCTTGTGGCGGCAGCGTGAGTACTACCATCAAGATGTTCACGAGCTGCTCCAGCGTCACGAGGTGCTCAACCGCACTCGCCCCGCACGCGCTCATTTCCAACGCTCCACTCGTCATCATGCTCGACGATCCACTGTCCGCGAGCTTGAACCCCGACGCCCCCGCCATCAGGTTCACCGACTTCTGGTCGGTGTCAATTGCGATCTGTAGATCACCGTCCTTGTTCTGCATCGCGCACCCGGTCGCGCCGAGCTGGAACACCGTGCCGTCCCCGTTGCGCAGCGTCAGGTTTCCCGTCTCGTCAATACCGATCATTGCGCCCGTCACTGCACTACGCATGATGAGCGCTGCGTCGCCTTCGATGAGGTACGAGCCGAGCTGGCGGCGGAAGCTGAACAGGTTGCCGTCCGTCTTCTGCCCCGCCACGTACTCGGGAAACACGTCCAGCTCATTGTTGAGCCGCCCCACGATGACCGGCACAGCGCGCGTGTCGCCTTCGGGCACGACCACCAGAACTTCGTCGCCCGCGAGGAACGGTGCCCACTCTCCCTCACCGTTGCCTGCAACGTGCCCCGCCACGCGGCAAGCCACAATCTGCCGATGCGGCTGAAGCACCACCCACACGGTCGGCCCCCACGGCGCATCGAACTCCACGCTCTTGTGATCGTCCGTCTCGGGTGCGACAAGCCCGTAGCTCACCCACACGCGCGGGTCCATGCCGGGGCGCGCAAGCGCCTCCGCGAGGATGTTCAAGTCCAGGTCTCCGAACGCGCCGATGCTCACGTGATCTCCTTGTCAAGCCGCACCTCGACGTAGTTGCTGCCCGTGAGCGAGATTGACACGCCGCTGTCAATGCTCCAGTCGAGCTTGAGCGCGCGCGTGCGGAACGTCGTCTGGAACCCACCCGCCATGTAGCTGTCCGCGTACGCCTTCGACATCGCTTCGTCGTGCCCCATCTCTACCAGCATCTGCACGATCTTCGTCTTCTGTATCGTGCTGTCCTCGTACAACCCAACGGTGGTGTGCCCCTGCGCCTCGCGCATCAGGTACGCATCGAACGAGTCACCGGGCAGCATGTCGAGGATGTCAGGGTCGTAGTTGTCGCCGCCGAAGCTCGCCATGTCCGTGGTCGTCACCTCCACGCTCAGCTCCTGGCGCGCGCTCTGCTCGTAGACGCTCTGCGCTATCACCTTCAGGTCGTCCTTGTTGGTGATTCCCTGCACACGCCACACCATGATCTTCTTATCCGCCGCACCGCCCGGCGCGGCCTGCGTCGTCACCCCGGGGAACCGCACGCTGATGGTCTGCTTCTTCCCGGGCAAGTACGCGGCCACCTCGATGTTCACAGGAGCGGCGGCGTTCAGCTTGCGCCCGAACTTCATCGTCCTGACGTTGTGCCCCCACACGAACGTCCGGTTCGGCAGCGGCATCCCGTTGATGCTGCGGCCCGCCCCGGTGTGCGGGTCGTTGGCGCGCGTGGCTCCCGCCTTGAGCACCGTGCGCGGCTTGGAGATGATGAGCGCGTTCTCCTCCATCAACAGCACACAACCCGCCGAACCAACCACGTCCGTCAGGTAGTCCATCACGCTCGACTTGTCGCTGCCCGTCTTGCTGCCCTTGTCCTGCCCCTTGTTCTTCAGGATGCCAGACAGCTTCGGCGCGTCCCCGTCGCCGCGCCATTCCACCCCGACGCCCGCGAACTGAGGGAAGTTCGACAGGTAGTTAGCAACCGCCTTGTCGAGCGTCAGCTTCGGGTCAACGTGAAGCTGCGGCGGGGACTGCTGGTCGATGAGCACGCTGCGCCCGTCACGGCACTCCAGCTTGACCATCGGCGTCCCGCTGTCCGAGAAGTTCACCTCCCAGGTGTCCACCCAGCCGCGCAGACGACGGTTGCTTCGCACGTTGCCGCGCTCGTCCACCGTGCTGTCGGGTATCATCGTCGGCACCGCCGCACCCGCTTCCGCCGCCGCTTCCTCCGCTGTGATGGTCCCCAGGTAGTAGTCGATTGCACAGCTTCGGATGCATCGAGGGTCGAACGGCGCATCGAGGAACGGAAGCTCCACGCCAAGCGTGTCCGCTTTGTCGATCCCGTTGCGCACGAAGTTCGCGCTCACCGGGATGATGCCCCACAGCTGGTGGGTGAACTTGTCGGCGCTCGCCGCCGCGATCTTGCTCCCGCCCTTCGGCAGCAGGATGTACCGGCGCGAGCCCGCGGGCGCGTCGGGGTCGAGCACGTACTCAAGCTCCTTGGTGTCCGTTCCACCCTTGCGAAGCGTCTGCCGCAGCCCTGGCGGCTTCGCACTGATGGTCTCCGCGAACTCCTCGAAACGCACGAGCAGCGTTACGCGGGCGCGCGGGTACCACTCCTGCACGGGGCGGTCGTTCGCCACGCTACACCCCGCCGCCCTGCCCGCTCAGCACGGGGACGATGAGAGTGCGCCGCCCGCCGATGCTGTGGCCCCCCGCGTCAGGCGGGCACGGGTAGCCGAGGTGGTTGGCTACCGCGATGTCGTACGCGTGGTCGGGCGTGCCGTAGTGCTTGTGGCTGATGCTCACCAGCGTCTCGCCCTGCTTGACCGCGTGCACGATCAGAACCGCCGCCGACTGCGGCGCGTCGCGGTTGTCCCCCGTTCCAGCACCGAGCGCTTCGCCCTTCGTGCGGTTGACAGTGAGACGGATGTCCTGGCACACCTTCGCGAGCACTTGGGACTGCCGGATGCCGCTGCCGAAGTAGCTTGCGTTGCGCACCACGTCTGCCGCGTTGCGCTTGACCGCGAGCATCTCGGGCGACTCGCGGCTCAGCGCGTCCGCTGTCGTGTTGCACAGCGCCAGCATGTTCTCCGTCTCGTTGAGCACGGTGTTCTGCAAGCTCGCCGGGATGTTGCGCGCTTGATTGACGAGCGCCCCGGCCTGCTGGATGTTCTTCGCGAACGAGCGGCACTGGCGGCAGAAGTTGCTCAGCATCTTGTTCGGGGCGTTGAGCAGCGCGCCGAGCTGCCCGAGCGTCATCTTCGGTGCGCCCTTGGGTAGCGTCGTGCGCCCGCCCACCATCAGCCGCGTCGGCTCCATGTTGGCGGCAAGCTCGGCCTCGACCACACCCGCATCGATCTCGCTCGTGAGCGACCCGTTGCGCACGCCCTGCACGCGCTTGTCTACCTTGCGCCCGCGGTTGACCCAGTCGAAGTGCGCCTTCCACGCCACGTCGGTCGTCTTGCCGTGCGCGTGGTCGAACTGCGTCATGCGTCCCTCGCGCACGATGTCGCGCCACTTGACGCGCACCCGCGCGCCCGTGAGGCACAGGCTCTCGAACACCTTGACCAGCGTTGCGGGCTCCACCACGCTCACGCCCTGCTCGCCGTTGCTGCCGACGTAGCAAGGGGACCGACCGAGCAGCGTGCGCTTCCACGTGCCCTCCCAGTCACCGGGGAGCACCTGACCGCCGAGCACCTGTTGTGACCCTTCCGGGTTGCCCGGGAACCACGTCACCGGGGCGTTCTGCTTCACGCCCCAGCTCGCCCCCACGTGCGGCAGCCCCGTGCCCCGCAGCGTGATGAGCCGACGCGCGCCCGCAAGCTCCTCGATGGTCACCTGATTGGCGACTTGGCGCTTGAGGTTTCCCGCGTTCGACAGGGTGATGGTCGTGACCGCCATGCTCGCACTCTACCACGGCACGCGTTAACCCGGGTTAACGCGGACGCGCATTATGCGTAATGCCGAATTTCGGTACACCCAATCACAAGGAGATAGAAAATGGATGAATCTGTGAAGATCGAGACCTGCGCGCGTGCGGCGCATGAAGCGAACCGCGCGTACTGTATAGCGCTCGGAGATACGTCGCAACCCGCTTGGGACGAAGCGCCGGACTGGCAGAAGTCCAGCGCTCGCAATGGTGTAGTCGGCGCGCTGAACGGCAACACCCCGGAGCAGTCACACGAGGGATGGATGGCTGAAAAGTTGGCCGGGGGTTGGAAGTACGGCCCGGTGAAGGATCCGGCGAAGAAGGAGCATCCCTGCTTCGTGCCGTACGCCGAGTTGCCGCCCGAACAACGCGCGAAAGACAGTATCTTCCTCGCCGTTGTGAGAGCTTTGGCTCAAGCGCTTTAGAATCCACCGAACGGCCCGCTCACCCGCGCGTTCACACGCGCCAGCGCCGCCTTCGTCACGCCAGCCTTGAACACCATCATGATCCGGTCGGGGTCCGCATCACGGAACTCCTGTTTAACGTTGATAGTCGAGCCGGATGCGTTGACGTTGATACTCGGCTTGCTCATACCCTCCAAGCTCTTTCCCCCTTTGACCAACTTCTTAGCTTGCGCGCCAGCTTCTGCCGTCATCTTCCCGCCCGCGATCATCGCGTCGATCAGATCACCAAACCCCCTTCCTACGTCCACACCAGACTTTGCCAACGCGAATTGCAATGCGTTGCTGTGGCTCAAAATGTTCCCGATTAACTCGAACCGCCCCTTGTCTGTACTGTTCATCGCCATTTCCAATGAGGCGTTGAACTCCTTGACCATCGAGGCCGCTTGCTCTTGGGTTTGTTCGTCGATTCCGTACCGAACGTCCTTCTTGCTTAGCTCTGCAAACCCAACACCCTCCGGCATACGTTCGGTCTTGGAGGTGAACCGCCCCTCTACCTTTTGCCCGAACGCCCCCAACCCCAGGCTCTTCGCAAAGCTCTGCAGCTCGGCAAAGCGCTTGGCTTCCTCCTCGGCGGTGCGCGTTCGCTTGTCCAGTTCCTCGTTTGTCTTCCGTAGCGCCCCGGTGCGCCGTTCCTCTGCCAAGGTGGAGTCGTACAGCACCACAGCTTCTTCCGTGAGCGCCCCAGTCAAACCAAACAACGCCCCCCCAACGGCCCCCATCCCACCAGCCAACTTCCCACCCAATGCAGCACCGCCCAACACGTCACCAACGATACCCGCTCCGCCTGCTGACCCTTCTCCCGCGTGACCGCGTGCGACGTTGAAATAGCCACCCCCGCCCATCTGCGCCATTCGGGTGAACGTGTCCTTGTGGTCAATCAAGAACTTCCCCGCCCCCATCAGCGTGTCCGCCACGGTGCCCATGCTTCGCGCGATGCCCTCCCAGTTTTCGTTGATGAGCACGAAGGCGTCCTTCACCTTGTCCCCGGCGTACTTGAACGCGAGCGTCGCCTTCTCCCCAACCTTCTCCGCGAACGCTTCCAGCTCGTGGCGGTGCGCCGTCATCTGCTTGCGCAGCTCCTGCACCATCGGCGTCAGGCCCTTGAAGATCGGCATGCCAACGATCTCGTAGAGCTGCCCGCGCATCTCCTTGAGCGATTGCATCGACTCGCCGAACGTGAGCGGCACGTCCTTCATCTTCTTCGCCATGCGCGTGATGGCTTGCTCCGCTATCGCCATCATCTTGTCGGGGGCCATCTTCTGCATCTCTTTGGCAACCTGTCGCGCGTTGCCCTTGAGCAGCCCAGTCGAGGCAATCATCTGCACGATGGGGTTACGCGCACGCGCGACGCCCATCTCGATCTGCTCGAACCCCTGCGTGATGCTCGCGAGCCCGCCGGGGGCGATGCGCGCCGCCTGCACCATCGTCCCCATGAATTCCTGCACTTCGTCCGTGCTCTTGTTGGTGCGGCTCGCTATGTCGTTGAAGCTCTCGATCACCGCGTCGCTACTCGCCCCCGCGTCGATGGCGAGGTTCTGAAGCTCCTCCTGCAACCCGTTCGCCTGCTCGCGGATTTCCTTGTACCCGCGCCCGCCCTTGTCCGTCATCATCAGCGCGCTCGCCACCGCCTTCTGCTGCTTGCCCAGCTCCATCCCGGCTTCCAGCGCCTCGTGGTAGATGCCGGTCAGCGTTCCACCGAACCCCGCGAGGTGAACGCCGAGCGCCGTGCTTGCTGTCTCCGTTGCGAACTTCTTGAGGCTGCTTCCAACCTTGTTGACCTTCTTGTCCAGCGCGTTGAACGACTTCTGGATGCGCCCGATGCTTTCGCCAGCCTTGTCGTTGACAACTAGGTCCGCCGCAACTTCGGTATTGTGTCCCATGGTTCAGAAGTCCTCCGCGAACGATTGGATGGGGGCTTCGGAGCGGTCCAGCTCGTGCAGCGCCCGGTACAGGTCGTGGAAGTGGACAACCTCCACGTCCTCCCATCCTAGCAGTTCGCCGGGATGGCCGAGCCTCGCGTAGCGCGCGAGCTGCATGAGCTTCTTGATCCGCCCGTCGATGGCGTCCCGGGGGTTGGTACGCAGCGCGAACGTCTGCACGGGTATCGACCCGAGCCACTCGGACGGCATCAGCCACTCAAGCGCCGCGTCTGTCAGACGGCATCCCGGACTTCGATGCAGTTCTCGAAAAAATCCCGCCGCTCCTCCGCTGTCAGGCTGTGCGTCTCA is part of the bacterium genome and encodes:
- a CDS encoding RyR domain-containing protein, giving the protein MDESVKIETCARAAHEANRAYCIALGDTSQPAWDEAPDWQKSSARNGVVGALNGNTPEQSHEGWMAEKLAGGWKYGPVKDPAKKEHPCFVPYAELPPEQRAKDSIFLAVVRALAQAL
- a CDS encoding baseplate J/gp47 family protein; this translates as MDLPTRIDLLAVARTYIRTRAAKIDPNQIDVIGSDINLFVGSNMVVAAELVYQLTAAVAKLLIDGADGEDLDRLVWDRYQMIRKGASPALGVVEFSRYTTTAGAGAVAVGTRLQNDTGVEFVTTTLATFAATSLSATANVRSVQAGKLNQSAADTIVSIPDPGPLWDKTLMVTNPEATAYAADRETDEAFRARAKNFWTTARRGTLKAIEQGAIDTAGVASASAVEELTASVQPARVVQLYVADEDGSSGAGLVIDLNEYRAAGIQVITVLSMTQLVDVQLHLTFQAGKDTDMLQEQIRTAILGTVNKCEVNGILLRAALLECLKSFIDDGLIPTNDSLVDPAGDLVPDLGKSIRTTIDRVTVV